The candidate division KSB1 bacterium genome contains the following window.
TATACTTGCCGAGAGCTTCTTCGCCTTTACTCCCGCCATGAAAATCAGAGCCTCCTGTTGTGAGTATGCCATTGCTTTCTGCCAATTGTTTTAGCTGGCGGGTTTTTTCATCATTGTGTTTGGGATGCACAACTTCAATCGCATCGACCCCTTCTTTAATTAACGTCAGTAAGTCATCATCCGAAAGCTCTAATCCTGGATGAGCGATTGAACAGACACCACCCGCCGCTTTTACAAATTTAAGTACGACTTGAATATCAATTTTTAATTTGCCCACATGAGCGCGCTTGCCGTTGCCGATATATTTACTAAAAGCCTCTTGAAATGAATACACATACCCGTCATCTAACAGAACATTTGCAATGTGAGGCCGCCCAACCGAACCATGCCCAGCTTTCTCCATGACCGCCTCGAACGAAATCGGCATGCCCAGTTTTGCTAAACTTGCGACCATTCTTTCAGCGCGCTGAATTCTTGCTTTCTTGAAAAGATTTAAATGCTCAACCAATTCGGGGTTTCTATAATCGAAGCAATAACCAAGAACATGCAGATCAAAATGTTTATAGCTTACGCTGAGTTCCACACCGGGA
Protein-coding sequences here:
- a CDS encoding PHP domain-containing protein; protein product: MIQANGCADLHLHTNHSDGYYSPKELIDKTLSRGLKTVSIVDHDEIGALDEAIEYGKTMGVEVIPGVELSVSYKHFDLHVLGYCFDYRNPELVEHLNLFKKARIQRAERMVASLAKLGMPISFEAVMEKAGHGSVGRPHIANVLLDDGYVYSFQEAFSKYIGNGKRAHVGKLKIDIQVVLKFVKAAGGVCSIAHPGLELSDDDLLTLIKEGVDAIEVVHPKHNDEKTRQLKQLAESNGILTTGGSDFHGGSKGEEALGKYKVPYEVVKNLKELAAR